The Salvelinus fontinalis isolate EN_2023a chromosome 24, ASM2944872v1, whole genome shotgun sequence genome has a segment encoding these proteins:
- the LOC129822542 gene encoding cell surface glycoprotein 1-like, with protein sequence PSTTPSPSTTLSPSTTPSPSTTPSPTTTPSPTTTPCPSTTPSPSPSTTPSPSNTLSPTTTPSPTTTPSPTTTLSPSTTPSPSTTPSPSTTPSPTTTPSPTTTPSPTTTPSPSPTTTPSPTTTPSPTTTPSPSPSTTPSPTTTPSPTTTPSPSTTPSPSTTPSPSTTPSPSTTPPPTTTPSPTTTPSPYTTPSPSTTPSPSPHTTPSPTTTPSPSTTPSPSTTPSPTTTPSPSTTPSPTPSPTTTPSPSTTPSPSPYTTPSPSTTLSPSTTPSPSTTPSPSTTPSPTTTPSPTTTPSPSTTPSPSTTPSPTTTPSPTTTPSPSTTPSPSTTPSPSTTPSPKTTPSTSTTPSPTTTPSPTTTPSPSTTLSPSTTPSPTTTPSPTTTPSPSTTPSPSTTPNPAPSPSTTPSPSTTPSPTTTPSPSTTPTPTPSPSTTPNPSPTTTPSPSTTPSPSTTPSPTTTPSPTTTPSPSTTPSPSTTPSPSTTPSPTTTPSPSTTPSPTTTPSPTTTPSPSTTLSPSTTPSPTTTPSPTTTPSPSTTPSPSTTPNPAPSPSTTPSPSTTPSPTTTPSPSTTPSPSTTPSPTTTPSPYTTPSPSPNTTPSPSTTPNPTPSPYTTPTPSPYTTPNKSPYTTPTPSPSTTPNPSPYTTPNPTPSPYTTPSQILANLKPT encoded by the exons ccatccaccaccccatccccatccaccaccctatccccatccaccaccccatccccatccaccaccccatccccaaccaccaccccatccccaaccaccaccccatgcccatccaccaccccatccccatccccatccaccaccccatccccatccaaCACCCTATCCCCAACCACCACCCCATCCCCAACCACCACCCCATCCCCAACCACCACCCtatccccatccaccaccccatccccatccaccaccccatccccatccaccaccccatccccaaccaccaccccatccccaaccaccaccccatccccaaccaccaccccatccccatcGCCAACCACCACCCCATCGCCAACCACCACCCCATCCCCAAccaccaccccatccccatccccatccaccaccccatccccaaccaccaccccatccccaaccaccaccccatccccatccaccaccccatccccatccaccaccccatccccatccaccaccccatccccatccaccaccccacccccaaccaccaccccatccccaaccaccaccccatccccatataccaccccatccccatccaccaccccatccccatccccacacaccaccccatccccaaccaccaccccatccccatccaccaccccatccccatccaccaccccatccccaaccaccaccccatccccatccaccaccccatcccc caccccatccccaaccaccaccccatccccatccaccaccccatccccatccccatacaccaccccatccccatccaccactctatccccatccaccaccccatccccatccaccaccccatccccatccaccaccccatccccaaccaccaccccatccccaaccaccaccccatccccatccaccaccccatccccatccaccaccccatccccaaccaccaccccatccccaaccaccaccccatccccatccaccaccccatccccatccaccaccccatccccatccaccaccccatccccaaAAACCACCCCATCcacatccaccaccccatccccaaCCACGACCCCATCCCCAAccaccaccccatccccatccaccaccctatccccatccaccaccccatccccaaccaccaccccatccccaaccaccaccccatccccatccaccaccccatccccatccaccaccccaaaccctgccccatccccatccaccaccccatccccatccaccaccccatccccaaccaccaccccatccccatccaccacccc CACCCCAACCCCATccccatctaccaccccaaacccatccccaaccaccaccccatccccatccaccaccccatccccatccaccaccccatccccaaccaccaccccatccccaaccaccaccccatccccatccaccaccccatccccatccaccaccccatccccatccaccaccccatccccaaccaccaccccatccccatccaccaccccatccccaaCCACGACCCCATCCCCAAccaccaccccatccccatccaccaccctatccccatccaccaccccatccccaaccaccaccccatccccaaccaccaccccatccccatccaccaccccatccccatccaccaccccaaaccctgccccatccccatccaccaccccatccccatccaccaccccatccccaaccaccaccccatccccatccaccaccccatccccatccaccaccccatccccaaccaccaccccatccccatacaccaccccatccccatccccaaacaccaccccatccccatccaccaccccaaaCCCAACCCCATCCCCATACACCACCCCAACCCCATCCCCATATACCACCCCAAACAAATCCCCATACACCACCCCAACCCCATccccatctaccaccccaaaccCATCCCCATACACCACCCCAAACCCAACCCCATCCCCATACACCACCCCATCGCAAATCCTAGCAAATCTtaaacctacttga